Part of the Pleurocapsa minor HA4230-MV1 genome, GACAAGCCCCCAATCCCCCGACGCGAAGCTAGTCCTTTAGGGCAAGTCCCCAGGTCTTTGATTTGTAGCAAACATTTGTAGATTTCATCTTATAACTGTGCTGCCTCTTGCTCAATTTGCTTAAACTGATCTACTAACGGTATCACCTTCTGCTCTTCTTCCCCAACGTAACTATAGATATTGGCAAAGTTGCGTTCAATTTCTTCGTAGATAATATCTAACTTGGAATTCAACTTAGCAGATAGTTCGCTTTCAAAACGGGTTTTTTCCTGATCCAGTTTTTCTTCAAACTGTCTAATAATCTTGCGCTTTTTCAACACTAAAGTTCCGCCAGCAAACAATAAGCCCACTCCAGCAAAAGCAGTGCCGATAATGTCTAATAATACTATCTCTGTTAAAGCAGCGATCGCCGTACCCGCAACGGTAGCTGCACCACCACCCAAGAATCTAGGGGCAACACTGGCATTAACTGATTCAATCGAATGAAGAAAACTTTTATCGTCTAGTAAGGTAGCAACTTTTTGCTGCACATCTTCAACTATTTCTTGGCGACTTTCAATCGTGTTAACGGTGATGACATTCGTAGTTACGTGGTTGACTTTGATATCGTGCAAGTCATCTACTAGACTGTGGAGTAAATCTTTAATGCCCCCCACAAAATGTTTAATGCCATCCTGAGATATTTCACCCAGAGAAGTTTTAAGCTCATACTCGCAGCTTTGCTTCAGCTCATCCATCCAAGTTGGGGCAGATTTTTGAGTCCGAAAGAGTACGGCAAATGAACCCTTGACTAAAGTAAAGAGCGATAGCTGTTCGCGAAAATCTGCTTTGACTCTGGCGGTAATTGTATCGTACTTAGTCAGGAGTCGCTTAATCAAAGATTCTAGTTCAAAGCCTGACTGTCGTTTATTTTGCAGTAACTTAGTTTTAATCTTGCTCACAACCGCCTGATCTTTAATTAACTGCTGCTGCACCGTAACTAAGTCTTTTCTCAATAAGTCAATAATTTGCTCACTAGTTTTCTTGACTCCCTGAAGCTTTAATCTTTTAGTACTACCATCTTTAAGAGTTTGCTGAATATAATTTCTCACCTCTTGAAAACCACTAAGATCGGTTTCCCCGTTTATTTCCCACTCAACGGAAGTAGCAAACACGACAGGAGAGGGGATACCCTTTTGCACAGCTAATTCTACGAGCTTTTCTTTATTTTTGGCTAATTCTTCGGGTTTAGCTAAATCTGCCTGTTGCAAGACAAATACGACTTTTTTACGCCACTCTTTATTTACGTAGTTTAATAATTCCCAAGCGCTACGAGTATAAGGATTTTTGGCAAAAAAGACAAAGAAAATTAAATCACTATTAGGAATAAAATCTTTCGTAATCTCCTGATGATTTTCCACAATCGTATTTGTCCCAGGAGTATCCACTACGGATAAAGTTTTGAGGATTTCGTTAGGCAAGCCAATCTTGCGCAAATACTGATTTACGGGTTGCTCAAACTGTTCCTTACTATAAATAAGTTGTTGAATAACATCGGTGCAGGGATCGGCTGCGGTTTTACAAATATCTGCCTGCAACAAAGCATTGATAAAGCTACTTTTTCCCGCCTTAACCTCCCCCACCACGACAAACAAAAATGGCTCATTAATGTTGACTCGTAAATTACGAATAGTCCCCTGTAGCTGTTGATTATTAATTTCGGTGGCAAATACCTGTAGTTGTTTTAATAAACTGTCTAAACTCGATTGATATTGAACCAACGCCCGATCGACAAGAAGATTATCCATTGTAGGAAATTAACAAATAATTAAGTAATAAATTGTAAGAATATAAATCTAATATTTGGCTAAAAGCTAAAAGCTAAAAGCTAAAAGCTAAAAGCTAAGAGCTAAAAACAATGCTATCTTCAACTCAACATTACAAAGTTAACAAAACAAATGAGTCATACTAAAGCAGTATTGTGTGGATATTATGGCATGGGTAATGCGGGAGATGAAGCATTATTGGTGTCACTGCTACAAATGCTGCCCGCAGAGGTTGAGCCAATCGTCTTGTCTGGTAATCCGCAAGCTACGAAGAAAAGTTACGGTGTGGCAAGTTGCGATCGCAAATCTACTTTTGCTCTGTTAAAAGTTCTGCAACAGTCTGATGTTTTTATTTGGGGTGGTGGTAGTTTGATGCAGGATGCTACTAGTATTGCTAGCCCTATTTACTATGCAGGCTTGATGGCGCTGGCGCAACAAAGAGGTTTGACAACTATTGCCTGGGCGCAGGGAATTGGCCCTTTAAACAAATCTTTGACTCGCTGGTTAACTAAACAGGTTTTATTAGGATGTAATGTTATCAGCGTTCGCGATCAAGCCTCGGCAGAACTTCTAAGTAATTGGCAGATCAAACCCCTAATTGCCCCCGATCCTGTTTGGGCATTACGCAGCCAAACCCCTCCAGCATTACCCGATACCGATAAACCAATTGTGGCAGTGGTATTGCGATCGCATCCTTTATTAACCCCGAACCGTCTTCAGACTTTAATTCAAGCAATTCAAGACTTTCAGACTCAAAGTAACAGCTTCATCTTATTAATTCCTTTCCAACCAGCTCAAGATCTGGCGATCGCCGAACACGTTGCTGCTCAGTTACAACAAGATTATGCGATCGTGTCGATTCCTCATCCTCAACAATTAAAAGGATTATTTAAGGAAGTAAAAATGGCGATCGGGATGCGATTACACAGTTTAATTATGGCAGCCGCCGAAGGCTGTCGCTGTTTTGCCTTAAGCTACGATCCTAAAGTTACTCAACTGATGTCGGAACTCAACCTGCCAGGATACGAGCTAAGGGATCTCCCCAATCAGCCAGAAATAATTAGTGCTGCTTGGTTAGCACAATTAGAGCAGCATGGGAGCGGCTCTGAACAGATTCAATCGCTAGTAGATCGAGCTTTAATACATCAACAACTATTAAGAAAAACAATTATCAAAGATTAACAAACCTTGGCATTTTTTGACTCAAGGTTTAAGCTATATCTAATCAAATCTAAAGCAAAAGCAAAAGAGAAAACTATTATCTCATTTTATATTTATACTACATTTAAAGTCTTACCAAATTAAGCAATTAAATAATAAATTGATACAGACCAATTGCGAGAAAACACGCACATAATTTAGCTCTAATTGCTCTATTCTGAATCAGTAGAAAAGTACCAAAACTATGCACGAAGCCAACCAAAATACCAATTCATTCGATGCTGAACCAACTTTTTCTCCTCAAGGCGATCGCCTCAAACAAAATGAGGGAGAATCTGTGCGTGAATCAACCATAAAAGAGCCAGCAGAAAACAAGACTGATTCAGCAGCAAATGAATCATCAACGGGAATTATGGATTGGCAAAGAGTAGCTCATAAACTGCGGGAATACAACCGCAAGTTACTTAAAAAAGTGTTTCGTCTCGAACAAGAATTAGCCGAAATTGACAATAAGTTTAATAAATACGTTGAGAAGTCGCAAAATAGCGATGTACTATTAGCTCGTCAAGCGGAAGAATTAGAAAGCTATCAAGAAAAAGTCGCCCTACTGCTCAAGCAATTAGCAGGCTCTCAACAGCAAATAGAAAATCAAGAACTGCTCATTCAGCAAGTATCTCAACAACATGAATTTTCTCAACAGCAAACAGCCCAGCTAGAGAGAGAATGTACTCTTTTGCAGGAAAAATATAACCAGAAAGCTTTTGAATTAGCGACCAAAGAACAAGAAAGCGAAAGATTAAAAAGTGAACTCAGCCAACAACAAGACAGCGTGTTGCAACAAGAAGCCAAATTAAAAAAATATCAAGAGGCAGCATCACGTAAAGAAAAGGCTGTTAGTCGTAACCAAAACTATCCTCATAATCGCTTTATTCAGCCTTGGTCAACCTCAATTATTCCTGAGCCGAAGATTGCTCTACCCAAAAATAAGTCTCAATCTACTAAAGTTCAAAAGACTCTTGGCAACACAGCCGAGACAATCCAAACAGCAGCTAAGGTCGCTACCTGGTCAGCCACCACAGCTCGTAATAAAGCCGAGCAGACTCAAGTGGCCACCAAGCATAACCAAAGTAAAAAGCCTCAGTCTTTGGCAGCAGTCGATTTACCAACTTTTCCTCGTCCTCAGTAGCTAGCATCTTAGAGGATATCTGAAAAGTCTAATTGCTCCGTTTCCAGTGGGTAGATCCCCCTAAATCCCCCTTAACAAGGGGGACTTTGATTCCGATTCCCCCCTTGTTAAGGGGAGGCAGCGCGTTGCGGAGGTTTCCTCCGTTGTAGCGACTGCCGTGGGCTAGGGGGGATCTGCTAGGGTCTAAGCATAACAGAATTGAGTTCTCAGACATCCTCTAAGTAGAAATACTAATGAAATATTAATAAAGGCTAATAGAACAGATTTGGAATAAATTAATGTTGCGATTTATACCAAATATACCTCGCTCAATCAGCTATGTTCAATTATTAAGGCAAGTTGTTCATAAAGTCTAGCTGTTTGCCAAAAGAGAAATTATGCGAATCGAGCAGTTGCAAGCCTTTTTAGCAATTACGGAAACAGGGAGTTTTGGACAGGCAGCAAAAAAATGTGGCGTAACTCAATCTACTATTAGCCGTCAAATACAGTCGCTAGAACAAGATTTAGGATTAATGCTGTTTCACCGCAGCACTCAAGCAAAATTGACCCTGGGTGGGGAGAAACTTTTACCTCGCGCTCAAAGAATTTGTCAAGAATGGCAAAAAACTACTAAAGAATTTGCTGAACTTATGGCAGGAAGGCAACCTGAACTTTGTATTGCTGCCATTCATTCCGTTTGCGCTCATTATTTACCGCCGATTTT contains:
- a CDS encoding dynamin family protein, with product MDNLLVDRALVQYQSSLDSLLKQLQVFATEINNQQLQGTIRNLRVNINEPFLFVVVGEVKAGKSSFINALLQADICKTAADPCTDVIQQLIYSKEQFEQPVNQYLRKIGLPNEILKTLSVVDTPGTNTIVENHQEITKDFIPNSDLIFFVFFAKNPYTRSAWELLNYVNKEWRKKVVFVLQQADLAKPEELAKNKEKLVELAVQKGIPSPVVFATSVEWEINGETDLSGFQEVRNYIQQTLKDGSTKRLKLQGVKKTSEQIIDLLRKDLVTVQQQLIKDQAVVSKIKTKLLQNKRQSGFELESLIKRLLTKYDTITARVKADFREQLSLFTLVKGSFAVLFRTQKSAPTWMDELKQSCEYELKTSLGEISQDGIKHFVGGIKDLLHSLVDDLHDIKVNHVTTNVITVNTIESRQEIVEDVQQKVATLLDDKSFLHSIESVNASVAPRFLGGGAATVAGTAIAALTEIVLLDIIGTAFAGVGLLFAGGTLVLKKRKIIRQFEEKLDQEKTRFESELSAKLNSKLDIIYEEIERNFANIYSYVGEEEQKVIPLVDQFKQIEQEAAQL
- the csaB gene encoding polysaccharide pyruvyl transferase CsaB, which produces MSHTKAVLCGYYGMGNAGDEALLVSLLQMLPAEVEPIVLSGNPQATKKSYGVASCDRKSTFALLKVLQQSDVFIWGGGSLMQDATSIASPIYYAGLMALAQQRGLTTIAWAQGIGPLNKSLTRWLTKQVLLGCNVISVRDQASAELLSNWQIKPLIAPDPVWALRSQTPPALPDTDKPIVAVVLRSHPLLTPNRLQTLIQAIQDFQTQSNSFILLIPFQPAQDLAIAEHVAAQLQQDYAIVSIPHPQQLKGLFKEVKMAIGMRLHSLIMAAAEGCRCFALSYDPKVTQLMSELNLPGYELRDLPNQPEIISAAWLAQLEQHGSGSEQIQSLVDRALIHQQLLRKTIIKD